The following is a genomic window from Adhaeribacter radiodurans.
AGTTGGCACTCGTCAGCAATGGATTAGAACTGCTGCTGGCTGGCAAGATATTGTCGAATTCCAAAAAATTTTATCAGAATAAGTTTTTTATAAATTAATCAGAATATCGCTTCTATACGCACTTCTAATAGTTAGAACCCTCTTTACTATTTTATAATTTAAACTATTTCCTACCAATATTGTAGACTACTATATTGTAATCAAAATGCAATTTTTTACTGAAAATATTTAAATTTTATTAACTTAGTCATTATTTTCAGCCAAGTTTAATAATATTTACTTTTAGGTAAAACAATAAAAGTTGCATTTTTATAAGTATTAGTTTTATAATCTCTTTATTAAAACTTTGAATTAATACGTATTGATAAGTACGGATTTCCACTTAAAGTAATATCTCTTAAGGTTTATTTTCGATTTATGCAATATCTTTTTAAAAAATATTGCGTATTAGTCCATATATAAGCAAAACCTTATTGCTGCTTAACTTTCGTTGAAAATTTCTTAACAAATTTCAAATTTATTTAAAGTGACTAAATAACCGTACGTAATTTCTATGCTAAAATTTGACCAGAATAGTTCTTTGACCCCTGAAGAGAAAAACATAACAGCTAATCTTAAACCTACTGCAACGAATGAAGTAAAAGCACCTGGGAGTACGACTGAGACCAATCAATTAGAAAGCTTTATTCAAAATATGCCGGATATTGTTTGCTTGTCGCATTTACGATGGGATTTTGTTTACCAGCGGCCACAACATTTACTTTCGCGTTTTGCGAAACACGGACGCTTATTCTTTTTTGAAGAACCTTATTTTTACGATGGTGCTCAACCTCGCTTAGAGGTAAGCCGTCGCGATGCAAACGTACATATTGTGGTAGCGCATTTACCACATGGTTTAACCCCACAGGAATCAGATGCTGCTCAGATTGAATTAGTAAATAAGTTTGTTAAAGAACACCAAATTAGTAAATATATTGCTTGGTATTATACCCCCATGGCTTTAGAAGTGTATGGCCATTTGCAGCCTGCCTTAACTGTTTACGATTGCATGGATGAGTTATCGGCTTTTAAAGGCGCTTCGCCCCGGTTACGCGAACTGGAAGCCGACCTATTCAAGAAAGCTGATTTAGTATTTACTGGTGGGCACAGCATTTACGAATCAAAACGCACGCAACATCCCGAAGTGTATGCCTTCCCGAGCAGTATTGATAAAGCTCATTTTGCCCAGGCTCGCACCGGAATGGGCGAACCCGAAGATCAAAAAAATATTCAACATCCGCGTTTTGGCTTCTATGGCGTGGTAGATGAACGTTTTGATATTGAATTGTTGCGCGAAGTGGCGGCATTGCGCCCGGATTGGCACTGGGTAATTATAGGCCCGGTAGTTAAAATTGATCCTGCTGTGTTACCAAAAGCAGAAAATATTCATTACCTGGGCGGAAAAGATTATAAGGAACTACCCGCTTATTTAAGTTCCTGGGATGTGGCTACCATGCCTTTCGCGATTAATGAATCTACTAAATACATCAGCCCTACAAAAACACCCGAATATTTAGCTGGCGGTAAACCCGTAGTATCTACTCCTATTCGGGATGTAATACGCCCTTATGGCGATCAAAGCCTGGTACATATTGCTGCTACTGCCCAAGAGTTTGTAACTGCCCTGGAAAAAGCACTGGAACAGCGAAACAACGCTGAATGGCTGGCCCAGACAGATTCCTTTTTAGCCAATATCTCCTGGGATCATACCTGGCAGAATATGGTAAACTTAATTCAAATTGCTATAACCGAAAAATCAAAGTAAGCTCCTTACTAAAAACTAACCCAAATAATTGTTAAACTATTAAAAAATAAAAAATATATGTTCGACTATCTTATTGTTGGAGCTGGCTTTGCCGGAAGTGTATTGGCCGAACGCCTAGCTACCCGTTCTAATAAAAAAGTATTAATTATTGATAAAAGATCGCACATTGCCGGAAACGCGTACGATCATTACAACGAAGAAGGTATTTTAGTACATAAATACGGACCACATATTTTTCATACTAATTCAAAAGACGTTTTTGATTATTTATCGCAGTTTACCGAATGGCGGTCTTATGAACACCGTGTTTTAGCCAGTGTGGATGGTCAGTTAGTTCCTATTCCGATTAACCTCGATACTATTAATAAATTATATGGCTTAAACTTAACTTCTTTTGAGTTAGAAGATTGGTTTGAGTCCGTGGCTGAGCAAGTACCCGTTGTGCGTACCTCAGAAGATGTGGTGGTAAGTAAAGTCGGACGCGAATTATACGAAAAATTCTTCCGGAATTATACCCGTAAACAGTGGGGCATGGACCCATCTGAGTTAGATAAATCGGTAACTTCACGCGTACCTACCCGTACCAACCGCGATAACCGGTATTTTACCGATACCTATCAAGCAATGCCTTTAAACGGTTTTACAGCTATGTTCGAGAAAATGCTGGCGCACCCGAACATTAAAGTTATGCTGAATACCGATTACAAAGAAATTATAGATCTGATTCCGTTTAAGGAAATGATTTTTACGGGTCCTGTTGATGAATATTTTGATTACCAGTTTGGTAAATTACCTTACCGTTCTCTGGACTTTAAACACGAAACGCTGAATACAGAAACTTTCTTACCAACAGCGGTAGTAAATTATCCGAACGAGCACGCTTATACCCGGATCACAGAATTTAAATACCTAACCGGTCAAAAGCATACGAAAACCAGCGTAGTTTACGAATATCCACAAGCCGACGGAGATCCGTATTATCCGGTTCCACGGCCTGAAAACGCCGAGTTGTATAATAAATATAAGAAACTTGCTGATCAGACTCCCAATGTACATTTCGTGGGCCGGTTAGCTACTTATAAATATTATAACATGGATCAGGTTGTAGCGCAAGCACTTACGCTTTATAAAAAGCTGACCGAGAAAACCGAAGAAGATAAGACTATTGCAGAAATTGAGAAGATCGTAGTAAAAGGTAAATCTTTGAACGGATCTATTATCAAAATCTCCAGTAAAAATGGCGATCATTGATTTATGGGGCGGAGTTGAATGCAGTTGTAACCGGGTAGGAGAACAGTTCTTCGACCAGTTAAGCAGAAACGGTCATTGGGAGCGCATAAGCGATCTGGACCTATTTGCCTCCTTAGGAATTAAAAAATTGCGTTACCCAGTGCTTTGGGAGCATGTTGCTCCTCAAAGCCTGGACACGCCAGACTGGTCTTGGTCAGATGAAAGATTGCAGCGCTTGCAGCAGTTACAAATCGATCCGATTGTTGGTTTGGTACACCATGGTAGTGGCCCAGTCTACACTGATTTATCTAATGATAATTTTGCCCCTCTCCTAGCTCAATATGCCCGTATGGTAGCCGAACGCTACCCATGGGTAACCTATTACACCCCCGTAAATGAACCCCTTACAACTGCCCGTTTTAGCTGCCTGTATGGTTTTTGGTACCCGCATCAAACTTCTGATAAAGCTTTTGTTCGAGCCTTATTAAACCAGGTAAAAGGTACTAAGCTGGCTATGCAAGCTATTCGAGAGATAAATCCGGCTGCTAAGTTAGTACAAACCGAAGATTTAGGCCAAACGCATAGTACAAAGCTATTAGCTTATCAAGCAGCATTTGAAAACGAACGCCGCTGGTTATCCTTTGATTTATTATGCGGTAAAGTTACGCCTAAGCATAAGCTCTGGAATTACTTAATCCAAAACGGAGTAGAACCTACAGAATTGCTTGAATTTGTAGAAAGCCCTCTCCCACCCGATATTTTCGGGATTAACCATTATATAACCAGTGAGCGGTACTTAGACGAGCATTTATCTATTTTTCCGTTGCATACCCACGGCAGTAATGCCCATCATAAATACGCCGATGTAGAAGCAGTGCGGGTAAAAGGGGTAGAACGAACTGGTATAAAAAACCTTTTGCAAGAAACCTGGCAACGCTATCAAGGTGAAATAGCTATTACTGAGGCACATTTATGCTGTACTCGGGAAGAACAAATGCGTTGGTTTATGGAAGTCTGGGGGGCTGCAACTGAATTAAAGCAGGCTGGGGTAAATATCCGGGCAGTAACTGCCTGGGCTTTGTTAGGCTCTTACGATTGGAATTCGCTCCTGACGCGTAATAATAGTCATTACGAAAATGGCGTATTTGATTTGCGGATGGGAAACAAACCTTGGTCTACGGCCTTAGTGAAGATGCTGAAAAGTTTAAGTAAAACTGGTAAGTATCAACACGATGTATTGCAACACAAAGGCTGGTGGGACCGTGAAGAACGTTATGCGTATTGGCACCGCGATGTTTATATTTCTAAACCCACTCATAAACCCATTCTAGATAAAAAACAAAGGCCATTACTTATTACAGGTGCCACGGGTACGCTTGGCCAGGCTTTTGGTCGTATTTGCCAGGACCGGGGTTTGCATTACCATTTATTAACCCGGGCTGAAATGGATATAGCCAATCCAGAATCTGTAGCTGCCGCAGTAGCCCGTTATAATCCTTGGGCCATTATTAATACGGCTGGTTACGTGCGTGTAGACGAAGCCGAAAAGGAACCCGGAAAATGCTACCGGGAAAATACGAAAGGTCCTATTGTATTAGCCGAGATTTGCAAGGCGGCTAATATTCAGCTTTTAACTTTTTCTTCGGATTTAGTTTTTGATGGCAAAAAAGCAACGCCCTATGTGGAAGAAGACCAACCTAACCCACAAAATGTGTATGGAAATAGTAAATTTTTAGCTGAAAAAGAAGTATTACGCATTTTACCAGAAGCCTTAGTAATTCGGACAAGTGCATTTTTTGGCATTGGGGATCGGGATAACTTTGTTTACTTTGCTTTACAATCCTTCTTACAAGGTAATCCATTTGAGGCCGTAAACGATATAAAGATTACAGCTACTTATATTCCGGACCTAATTCAGAATTCGTTAGATTTACTAATTGATCAGGCTAATGGCATCTGGCATTTAGCTAATTCAGGAACCTTTACCTGGGCAGGACTAGCTCAATCAATAGCAGATATTGCTTTATTGAAAGACGTTCAAATAATAAGTCAACCGGTATCGTCTTTTAGGCTTTCTGCTTACCGGCCGCACAACTCAGTTTTAGGAAGTACTAAATCTTATCTTATGCCATCTGTAGAAAGTGCTTTGCAACGTTGTATTCCGGTAATTATGCAAACAATTGCTCGGGAACGAACTGCATTAGAACAGAATCTATTTCCGGCAGAAGAAAAGCTAAGTGGCTAGTGTAGTATCTCTAGTTTTATTAAATAGTAAATAAAAGGCTGTTCGTACCTCGAATGGCCTTTTATTTTTTGTTTGTGTTAAGCCGAAAGCTAATAACTTTGCTGCACTATTTTCTTCACCTATGCCAATCTGTCAGAGTTAAAACTATATTTTGGTTAAGGATTTAACATAATTAATAGTTTCAATATGTATTCTTACGATCAACTTTACACTTTTACTAAGCAAGTTTTTCAAAGCATTGGCAGTTCGGAGCAAGACGCTGATTTAGCTACCGAAGTATTATTATCCGCCGATTTAAGAGGAATTGATTCGCATGGCATAGCCCGCCTGATTGGATACGTACGACTTTGGGAAACAAATCGGATTAACGCTACTCCTTCCGTTCGGGTTGTGCATGAAACACCCAGTACGGCTGTAGTAGACGGTGATAGTGGCTTAGGCTTGATAGTAGCCCCCCGAGCCATGGACATTGCCATTGAAAAAGCCCGGGTAGCTGGTACTGGATGGGTATCCGTAAAAAATTCAAATCATTTTGGTATTGCTGGTTACCACGCCATGAAAGCACTAGAGAATGATATGATTGGTATTGCCATGACTAATGCTAGTCCGCTAGTAGCACCAACTAATTCCTTAGAGCGTTTATTAGGTACTAACCCCATTGCAGTAGCTATTCCGGCCAATGAACAACCAGCCTTTGTTGCCGATTTTGCTACTACCACGGCGGCTAACGGCAAATTAGAAATTTTACAGCGCAAGAACCAGGAAGCACCCCTTGGCTGGATCCAAGATGCCAAAGGCCATAATTCTACTAACCCTAACGAACTAAAAGCAGGAGGCGCGTTAATGCCTTTAGGTGGAGAAACAGGCAGCCACAAAGGTTATTGCTTAGGTTCTATCGTAGATATATTTTCGGCGGTTTTATCGGGAGCCAATTACGGGCCTTGGGTACCACCTTTTGTAAGCTTTTTGCCTTTACCAACTAATCCAGTAGGCGAAGGTATCGGACATTTTTTTGGCGCTATGCGGATAGACGCTTTCCGGCCAGCCAATGAATTTAAAGCGCACATGGATAACTGGATTACTACTTTTCGGCAATCGAAAGCTAAATCAGAGGAAACACCTGTACTTATTCCGGGTGATCCGGAAAGAATAATGGCAGTTAAGCGTCGGGAAGAAGGAATTCCACTATTAGATCCAGTAATTAAAGATCTGGAATCTCTGGCGCAAAAGTTCTCTTTACAATTTAGTTAATAAAAAAAGCCGTTCTTATTGGTAAGAACGGCTTTCTTATTTATAAATTACTAATTAAATAAGTGTATTTCCAACTGAGGTGTAATAAGCTAAAGCAGTTTCCGCATCCAGATAATCAGAATTAAACTCTTTTTTATTAGCGTGAATGAACAAGCAGGTTTTACCTTTCACCGCTTCAATAACCTGCCGGTGATTCTCCATAGGTAAGGCCGGACAACCTTGACTGCGTCCTAAACGGCCATGCTGGGTAATAAAAGCATCGCTTACATAATCGGCTCCATGCATTACTACACATCGCTCCAGCGCATTGGTATTAAAGTTCTCATCCATGCCAACTAATTTCAAGGACGTACCATGTTTACCCATGTAAATATCTTGAGTAACGTAGAATCCTAAACTGCTTTTTTCCGAATTAACAGTATTGTCGAATTGTTCGGCTAAGTTTTCACCGGAGTTCTTACCATGCGCCACCAGTGAGTTAAATAAAACTTTTTTATCCGCCAAATCAATAACCCAAAGTCGTTTTTCGGTAGATGGTTTATTAAAATCAACAACAGTAAGCAACTTTTTATCAGATAGCTGACCTTGCGCTTTCAGGTTTAAATAACCCAATAAAGCATCATTAAAAACATCCAGCGTTAAGCCACTCTTTTCTAAACCAATTTCTTCGTAAAGCTTATAAACATCTACCTGAAAAGCAGCAAATCGTAAAGCTTCGGCGGTTGCGCCCGATATATGCGTATTCTCGGATTTAGTCTTATAACTTCCGGCTGGTAATGGAAAGTGCGCAAAGAAAAAAGGCGCCAAAAAAGGAATAATCCGACGAATTCGACGATTACCCTTCTTTACCTTTCTAATAATATCTTTTTTTTCCTGTTCCATTGCTTTTCTTTTTTGAGAAAAATAGTACCCTTTCAACTAACTTAAACTGCCTTATACGTAAAAAAACATATTAAGACTAATAATCTATAAGTAGCAGGTCGCAAAAATTTGATACTTATTCTCTAAACACTATCCACTTTCTTATAGTTCAGATACGTTTATTACTCAAAATTTCAAGGAAAGCATCGCTATAGCATTTTACTTTATTAACAACAATCATTAAGAACTACTCATTCCGGCCTTAATAATTGCCAAAAAACAGCTTAAATCTTTTGTATTTTCTATAAAATTTTTCTTATAAACAAGAAAGCCCTATTTAAGATAGGGCTTTCTTGTTTACTATACTTAATAAGAATTTTACTTTTGCTTAGGCTTTTTTACTAAAATAAACACCTCTTCGGTAGGCCGTTTCATGTAATATTTTTCCCGGGCGTACTTTTCTAATAGCTCGGGGTTGCTCATCAGTTCGGTACGATCTTTTTGTACTTCGGCTATTTTCTGAACGTAATATTCTTTATCTGCTTCTAAATCATTTAGTTTCTTACTCATCTGATATTGAGTCATAAAATCATTAGAGTCAAAGAACACCATCCATACAAGGAAAGTAACCGTAGAAATAAAATAAAAGCTTCTGATGAATTTTGGCAATCGTATCCGCATACATCAAATATATAAAAAAAAGCAGGACGGTAAAACAAATGCTTACCGTCCTGCTTTAAATAGTGAATTTAGATTTTACATTTTTTTACCGGGAAAATAAGCCATTTCACCCAATTCTTCTTCAATCCGAAGCAGCTGGTTGTATTTTGCCATACGGTCAGAGCGAGAAGCTGAACCTGTTTTAATTTGACCAGTATTCAAAGCAACTGCTAAATCAGCAATGGTATTATCCTCGGTTTCACCGGAACGGTGGCTCATAATACTCTTGTAACCATTTCTGCGGCCTAAGTTAATAGCGTTAATCGTTTCAGTAAGGGTACCTATCTGATTTACTTTAATTAAAATAGCATTCGCAATAGATTCGTCGATACCTCTTTGCAACCGGTTTACATTTGTTACAAAAAGATCGTCGCCTACTAGTTGAGTAGTACTTCCAATAGAATCTGTTAATGCTTTCCAGCCAGCCCAATCATCTTCATCCATTCCATCTTCTATCGAAACTATTGGGTATTTTTTTGTCCAATCTGTCCAATAGCTCACCATTTCCGCTGAAGTTAATTTATCACCAGTTGATTTTTTAAAGTGATACAGACCTGTAGAAGCATCATAGAACTCCGAAGAGGCAGCATCCATGGCAATCATCACTTCATCGCCGGGTTTACGACCAGCCGCTTCAATTGCTTGCAATACAATTTTAATTGCATCTTCGTTAGATTTGATATTTGGAGCAAAACCGCCTTCATCTCCCACGTTAGTAGATAAACCTTGTTTATGTAGTACGTTCTTTAAGTGATGAAATATCTCAGATCCCCATTGCATAGCTTCGCGGAAACTAGATGCACCAACCGGCATTACCATAAACTCTTGAAAATCGATGGAGTTATCCGCATGGCTACCACCGTTCAAAATGTTCATCATAGGTACTGGCAAAGTATTAGCATTTACCCCGCCTACATACCGGTATAACGGCATACCTAAAGCCTCCGCTGCAGCACGAGCAATAGCTAGGGAAACACCTAATATGGCATTCGCCCCTAACTTACCTTTATTAGATGTACCATCTAACTCCAGCATTTTAATATCAAGCAAATTTTGCTCAAATACATTTTCCCCGATTAGCTCCTCGGCAATTATATCATTTACATTGCTTACTGCTTTTAGAACGCCTTTACCCATGTACTGCGATTTATCGCCGTCGCGCAGTTCTACTGCCTCGTGCTTACCAGTAGATGCTCCTGATGGAACTGCTGCGCGGCCCAAAAAGCCATTTTCGGTTACAACATCTACTTCTACAGTAGGGTTACCTCTGGAGTCAAAAATTTGACGGGCCTTAACGCTTGAAATTAAAGTCATCTTTTATAAATAGTTAAAATTTTATGAACTAAGAACAATATGGATGCAATACTACTAATTAAGTCCTAAATAACTTAATAGTAGTTAACCATTTTTAAGCAATTCAATGAAATTATCAAAAAGGTAATTAGAGTCATGGGGTCCTGGTGAAGACTCTGGGTGGTATTGAACGGAAAAAGCCTTTTTCCCTTTAATGCGAATTCCTTCTATGGTACCATCATTCAGATTTATATGCGTAATTTCCACCTGATCGTTGTTTTTAATCGCCTCTCCATCCACCGCAAATCCATGATTTTGGGAAGTAATTTCACATTTTCCAGTAATCAAATTTTTGACCGGATGATTTAATCCTCTATGTCCATTGTGCATTTTATAAGTTGCAATACCATTTGCCTGGGCTAAAACCTGGTGCCCCATACAAATCCCAAATAAAGGCTTATCTCGTTCTAGTATCCGATTAACACTCTCTACGGCTTGAGTAGTTGCCGCCGGATCTCCCGGCCCGTTCGAAATAAAATATCCATCTGGTTTCCACTCCTCCATTTCATCGAAAGAGGTATCAAAAGGAAATACTTTACACTCACATCCTCGGCTTACTAAATTTTGAATGATATTCTTTTTTACCCCAAGATCAAGAATAGCTACTCTAAATTCAGGATTTTCCGGTTTCATAACATACTCATCACGCGTACTAACTTGGGAGGCCAATTCTAAGCCATCCATCGAAGGAGTCTCGCCTAGCTTTTGTTGCAAACGTTCAATATCCATTATTTCGGAAGATATAATGGCATTCATGGCACCTTTATGGCGTATATGACGGACTAATTCACGGGTATCAATTTCACAAATACCTACTACACCTGCTTTTTCAAAATATTCTTGCAACGAGCCTTCGGCTGAACGTCTTGAAAAAAACTCTGAGAACTCTTTACAAACTAATCCTTTAATTTGGATTTGTTTCGATTCTACTTCTTGATTTAACACTCCGTAATTTCCAACGTGTGACACAGTAGTAATTACAATTTGGCCATAATAAGAAGGATCTGTAAATATTTCCTGATATCCGGTCATTCCAGTGTTAAAACATAATTCACCAGAATTGGTACCTATACAGCCCAGGCTTTTACCTTTCCATTGAGTTCCATCTGCTAGTAATAAAATAGCATCAACAGCTTTTTTCTCTTTCATAGATTTAAATGTTTGGCAAAAATAAAAAGGGATATGATTTAAATCATATCCCTTTCAAAATTTATTCAAAACTTTATAGAAAAATTAAACATCCTGAACTCCTTAAGTAGTAGATGAAGTATCAGCATCTACATTGCCTGAAGCCTCATTACTTGGTGTAGAAGCAGTATCCTCTTTTTTCTTAGCACCTCTTCTTCTGGTTCTGGTTCTGCTTTCAGTTGATTTAGCAGTAGAGCCCAACATTGCTTCATTATAGTCAACCAATTCAATAATGCACATATCAGCATTATCACCTAAACGGTTACCAGTTTTTAAAATACGGGTATACCCACCAGGCCGGTTTGCTATTTTACCAGATACCTGATCGAAGAGCTCTTTTAACGATTCCTTATTTTGTAAATAAGAAAAAATAGTTCTTCTTGAATGAGTGGTATCATTCTTTGATTTTGTTAATAAAGGCTCAACGTATTTGCGTAAAGCTTTGGCCTTAGCTACAGTTGTAGATACGCGTTTATGTAGAATCAAAGAAGAAGCCATGTTAGATAACATTGCTTTTCTATGAGCTGAAGTTCTACCTAAGTGATTTATTTTTTTACCGTGTCTCATTTTTTTGATTTTGCACGTGCATACCGTCGATCAACCTGAAGTGGGATCGGGAATTATGCCGTATAATTAGTTAATCTTCATCTAATTTATATTTGGAAAGATCCATCCCAAAGTTTAAACCTTTTTCTTCTACTAAGTTTTCCAACTCAGTAAGGGATTTCTTTCCAAAATTGCGGAACTTCATCATATCCTGCATATCTAGCTGCACCAAATCACCTAAGGTTTTTATATCAGCAGCTTTTAAGCAATTATAAGCACGGACAGAAAGATCCATATCATGCAGAGGTGTTTTTAATACTTTGCGCATATGTAACATTTCTTCATCTACCGCTTCTTCTTCTTCAGGTTTAGCAGTTTCAAAAGTCATGGTACTATCCGAGAACAACATAAAGTGCTGAATCAATATGTGAGCAGCTCCTTTGAGAGCTTCTTCCGGATGGATGGAACCATCTGTCTGAATGTCTATCAACAACTTTTCGTAGTCAGTCTTTTGCTCTACCCGAGTATTTTCGATACTATACTTAACATTTTTTATAGGTGTAAATATAGCATCGATAGCTATTTGACCAAAAACTTGTTCATTTGGTTTATTTTCATCAGCAGGAACATAGCCTCTACCTTTTTGCAGAGTTAGTTCTACTTCCAAACTAATGGAGGGCTCTAGATGACAAATAACCAAATCGGGATTTAAAACCTGGAACCCATTTGTAAATCTATTAATATCCCCAGCCTGAAAAGTATTCTTGTTAGAGATAGTAACTGTTATTTTATCTTCGATAGCATCATTGATCTTTTTGAATCTCACCATTTTAAGGTTTAGTATAATTTCGGATACATCCTCCATTACACCTTCAATAGTAGAGAATTCATGTAATACCCCAGGAATTCGAACCGCCGTAATGGCATAACCCTCTAAAGAAGATAAAAGAATTCTTCTTAAGGCATTACCAATTGTTACACCGTATCCTTTTTCCAAAGGCTTAAATTCAAATTGACCATGAAAGTCGTCGGCTTTTTCCATGACAACTTTTTCTGGCATTTGAAAGGCTAATATTGACATATAGTGTAATATTAATTATGGTTAAAATATAAATTCGGAAGTATTATTTCGAGTAAAGCTCGACAATTAATTGCTCCTGAATTTTCTCAGGGATTTGATCTCTTTCCGGTTCAGAAACAAACTTCCCAGTCATTTCTTTTGCATCCCATTCTAACCAGTTAAACTGACGTGAATTTCGTGCACTTAAGCTAGTAGTTATAGCTTCAAGAGATTTGGATTTTTCACGGACGCTAATAATTTGACCTGGTTTTAAGCTATAAGAAGATACATTAACAATTCCTCCATCTACCAGTATATGTTTGTGCAATACTAATTGACGCGCTGCTCTACGGGTAGGAGCTATACCTAAACGGTATACTGTATTATCTAATCTAGCTTCTAATAAGCGTAACAAGTTTTCACCAGTTATTCCTCCTTTCCGATGGGCTTTATCAAATAAATTAGCAAATTGCTTTTCTAAAACACCATAAAGGTATTTAGCTTTTTGCTTTTCCATCAACTGGATTGCGTATTCCGATTGCTTTTTTCTACGGCCTCTTCCATGCATTCCAGGAGGGTATGCTTTCTTTTGCAAGGCCTTACTTGCACCAAAAATTGGTTCGTTAAATCTTCTTGAAATTTTGGTTTTAGGACCAGTATATCTTGCCATTTTATTATCTAATCAGGACCAAACAGGTCATAATTTATATTTATTATACTCTTCTACGCTTAGGTGGTCTGCAACCATTGTGCGGCAAAGGAGTTACATCTTTAATTGTTGTAATTTCTATTCCAGCACCCTGAACTGTTCGGATTGCAGATTCTCTCCCTGCTCCTGGTCCTTTAACAAATACTTCTGCTTTACGAAGACCTAATTCGTGAGCCACACGAGCACAATCAGAAGCAGCCATTTGAGCTGCATATGGAGTATTTTTCTTTGAACCTTTAAAACCCATCTTACCAGCAGATGCCCAAGAAATTACTTGACCATTATTGTTAGTAATAGAGATAATAATGTTGTTGAAAGATGCTTTTATATGCACTTGTCCAGTAGATTCTACTACTACAACCCGCTTCTTGGCTTTATCTTTTCTCTTTTGAGCCATTGTCTATTTATTATTTAGTAGCTTTTTTCTTATTAGCAACTGTTTTACGCTTACCTTTACGGGTACGTGAATTATTTTTAGTCCGCTGGCCTCTCACAGGCAAGCCTTTTCTATGACGTAGGCCACGATAAGATCCTATATCCATTAAACGCTTGATATGCAACTGAACTTCAGAACGTAAAACACCTTCTGTTTTATGCTCAGTAGCAATTACGTTACGAATGGCACCAGCTTCCTCTTCTGTCCATTCACTTACTTTTTTATCCCAGTTAATACCAGCTTTATCT
Proteins encoded in this region:
- the carA gene encoding glutamine-hydrolyzing carbamoyl-phosphate synthase small subunit; amino-acid sequence: MKEKKAVDAILLLADGTQWKGKSLGCIGTNSGELCFNTGMTGYQEIFTDPSYYGQIVITTVSHVGNYGVLNQEVESKQIQIKGLVCKEFSEFFSRRSAEGSLQEYFEKAGVVGICEIDTRELVRHIRHKGAMNAIISSEIMDIERLQQKLGETPSMDGLELASQVSTRDEYVMKPENPEFRVAILDLGVKKNIIQNLVSRGCECKVFPFDTSFDEMEEWKPDGYFISNGPGDPAATTQAVESVNRILERDKPLFGICMGHQVLAQANGIATYKMHNGHRGLNHPVKNLITGKCEITSQNHGFAVDGEAIKNNDQVEITHINLNDGTIEGIRIKGKKAFSVQYHPESSPGPHDSNYLFDNFIELLKNG
- the rplQ gene encoding 50S ribosomal protein L17, which encodes MRHGKKINHLGRTSAHRKAMLSNMASSLILHKRVSTTVAKAKALRKYVEPLLTKSKNDTTHSRRTIFSYLQNKESLKELFDQVSGKIANRPGGYTRILKTGNRLGDNADMCIIELVDYNEAMLGSTAKSTESRTRTRRRGAKKKEDTASTPSNEASGNVDADTSSTT
- a CDS encoding DNA-directed RNA polymerase subunit alpha; the encoded protein is MSILAFQMPEKVVMEKADDFHGQFEFKPLEKGYGVTIGNALRRILLSSLEGYAITAVRIPGVLHEFSTIEGVMEDVSEIILNLKMVRFKKINDAIEDKITVTISNKNTFQAGDINRFTNGFQVLNPDLVICHLEPSISLEVELTLQKGRGYVPADENKPNEQVFGQIAIDAIFTPIKNVKYSIENTRVEQKTDYEKLLIDIQTDGSIHPEEALKGAAHILIQHFMLFSDSTMTFETAKPEEEEAVDEEMLHMRKVLKTPLHDMDLSVRAYNCLKAADIKTLGDLVQLDMQDMMKFRNFGKKSLTELENLVEEKGLNFGMDLSKYKLDED
- the rpsD gene encoding 30S ribosomal protein S4, with amino-acid sequence MARYTGPKTKISRRFNEPIFGASKALQKKAYPPGMHGRGRRKKQSEYAIQLMEKQKAKYLYGVLEKQFANLFDKAHRKGGITGENLLRLLEARLDNTVYRLGIAPTRRAARQLVLHKHILVDGGIVNVSSYSLKPGQIISVREKSKSLEAITTSLSARNSRQFNWLEWDAKEMTGKFVSEPERDQIPEKIQEQLIVELYSK
- the rpsK gene encoding 30S ribosomal protein S11, whose protein sequence is MAQKRKDKAKKRVVVVESTGQVHIKASFNNIIISITNNNGQVISWASAGKMGFKGSKKNTPYAAQMAASDCARVAHELGLRKAEVFVKGPGAGRESAIRTVQGAGIEITTIKDVTPLPHNGCRPPKRRRV
- the rpsM gene encoding 30S ribosomal protein S13, translating into MARIAGVDIPDKKRGEIALTYIYGIGRRASQSILDKAGINWDKKVSEWTEEEAGAIRNVIATEHKTEGVLRSEVQLHIKRLMDIGSYRGLRHRKGLPVRGQRTKNNSRTRKGKRKTVANKKKATK